The genomic region GTATTCCAATTCGGTCAAGTTGCTAACCCACTTCGCTGTGATCCAGCTAGCCACTCCGCAAGTAATATTTCGATTGGTGGGTACCATTGGAGATTCGCCATAGCATTGCTAGTTCAGCCACTTTTCTCAATTGAGCTTTCTTGTCCTGTACCTTTGCACTGAAAAAGCATCTTTCAGCTAGCCACATAATCCAGTTACTCTGCATCTTTGGGCGTCTGCAGCACCCTATAATAATGAGCACCTGATAGCTCATCGTAATGTGCGATTATGCTCAACACTCCAATCATCAGTGGCTTCTCTTCCTGTGATCGTTTGCTGACTTCTCCCTTCCTTGTCCCTTCGCGATTCTCTTTCCTTTCAATGGAGCGTCCTAGGCCCGTACGCCCCAACGCAATGGAACGTGTCAAGCCTTTGGCTCCCAAGCTCATGATCAACATTCATCCTGAATGGGTGAAGAAACTTCGAGATGATTGGAATATTTGCTGTTCATTTGGTTTCAAATCCGACTCATCAAAGGAGGAGTTTAACATTATTGCATGGGCTAGGAGTAAGTGatttttatattaggtattgCGTTACAGGCTCGACAACTTTGAAACTCACCTTCGCTCAATTCAGCTCCTCAGAGAAATTATAATGTATCATTCGAGGATATATATGAAATTGGCGCCTACGCTGATAACGTAAAACTAGGCGGTATGTACCATATAACGCAAGTTTATGTCTTTGATCGCTCATTCTTCTGTGATAGATGAGATTGTTCCCAATACGGAGTTAGTACGAGTCAAGCTTGGTGATACCGTCTCCCTCAGTAAAGGCTGGACCATCTCGCTCGTCGAGCCCCCAGAAGATGTTGCTCCAGACGGTTTCCGGTTCCGAACTAAATCAGATGGGGATGCTTCCGCTGTCGTCATGAAATACATCCATCAGGAAATGCAGCCTGTTTACATTGCTGGGCTAGGAACCGACCCCCTGCCATCTGGGACTTACACCATTAAACCCACAGGCAatgtttgctttttcttccttggtCAACAAGAGAAGACAGCCTTTTCACTGAACAAAGTTTCCAATCCCAAGATTATACAATATGCAGGAAAACTCCCCCTGACGGTTTCTTACGATCGTGAAGGCAATTGGATAGTTGGCAATGATATTGATTTAAACCCAGGAAGTCATTGACTATCTTCCTTCAGTTGAAAGCTTCAGGGGTGATTCTGAAACCTTGAAATTCAATGAAAGAAGATATTAGATTAGAATATATAACAGAGGCTGCCTCGGTTCTAAGTTAGGTGCGATAAGTTAAATTGATGTCAATCCTGAGAAAGCAATGATTTGACAGGAGGCTCTGTGATGTGTTGGTTTTCTATTTCTATTTCAATTACGACAGGTGTCAATTCCTCCGCTAGTCGGTTCTTTGCAGGCAACCTAGAAACCTAACCACTCCTGTATTTGCTTCTTTGAGATGGGGTCTATGTAGGCGTATGCATGCTTTAGTAGTGACAAATCTTAACTGCAGATAACACATCTACCCCCTTAACTTGGATCTCCATGTCCAATTAATTAAGTCGTAACTAAGTAGTAACAAAGGCATAAAGTCACATATATAGATTATTTAAAGTCTTCATGAGATTGCATTTTGACAGCAAGGTAAAATGGCCTATGATGATAGTACTAGCTAGGTATGTCCATCTAATAGTTCGTGTAGCAGTGGATGCGCTCATGTCTCAGCTTAATTCTGCGTCCAGTTGCCGTTATAATCAAGCAGTGCCTCAGTCTTTCCGGTCATGTCAACCTGCTTGGGTTCACTAACGAACTCAGAGATCATGGTAGCGGTTTCAGTGTTGGCCTGGAACCAGACGGCTACCTTCTCGACGGGGGTTAGATCTTCAGTTCCCTTGGGAAGTGGAGCCGCTGCGCTGAAGTAGATGGGCGCAAATTTGCCATTGATCCTTTTGTAgacgacagcagcagcgccgTTAGTCTGGTTGATAAAGCGGAAACCGCCTTTCGGCGCGTTTGGAtcgctgttgatgttgccaTTGGTCCAGTCGGCAGGCAGAGTGTAACTCTGGCCAAACTGAATATCAGCAGTATCCGTAGATGCGTTAAAGATCACTTAAACGACTGATCAGCAACTTGATAACGTTGAGATAATCCGGTGAGTTAGCTTATTTACCTCCATTGTTGAACGCGTCCTGGCTAGCAGCGATGGCGTAAGAATTGGTCCACTGAATGGTAATATTACGAGCAATAGCTAGAGAGGAATAATGAGCGGAATTCGTAGTCAAGTTGTACAAAGATGTTGAATCTGTGTCTTACCGTGGGTTGAGGCAACAACGTTAAAGTTGACCTTTCCTCCAGCCTGAACACCAGTAGCGAAGCAGAGTTTCCAGCCCTGCTGGTTAAACTGCTTCACCTTGTCCTCGGAGACCTTGATTCTGAGAAAGTTGGTAGACATTCTGATAAGGGAAATTCAAATCAATAGGTTTGAAGGTAGGAGTGTTTGTTTAAGGCTCTGTAGTTGTTTGTTGTGATGAGTGTGGGCTGGCCATTGAAGACGACGTTGCAAGCCGGATCTTTATACTTCTCTCTGTTCTCTTTTTGATCACCAGCATTTTTCTTGTAAAGTCATACCATGATGCTTTGGGAAGCTCAGCCAGCCTTCAGCATCAGGTTGTTATGGTCTGGAACACGACTTGGGTAGTTATCTCGTGTTGCAACAACCCCGGCTAGGACATTCTGTGGCTGCCTGAATATGTAAGTCTCAGTTGATGCCAAGTAAAGTCAATAGGCGGTTAGAAGATGACTTGAGG from Fusarium oxysporum Fo47 chromosome III, complete sequence harbors:
- a CDS encoding uncharacterized protein (expressed protein); its protein translation is MERVKPLAPKLMINIHPEWVKKLRDDWNICCSFGFKSDSSKEEFNIIAWARTPQRNYNVSFEDIYEIGAYADNVKLGDEIVPNTELVRVKLGDTVSLSKGWTISLVEPPEDVAPDGFRFRTKSDGDASAVVMKYIHQEMQPVYIAGLGTDPLPSGTYTIKPTGNVCFFFLGQQEKTAFSLNKVSNPKIIQYAGKLPLTVSYDREGNWIVGNDIDLNPGSH